One window of the Triticum dicoccoides isolate Atlit2015 ecotype Zavitan chromosome 3B, WEW_v2.0, whole genome shotgun sequence genome contains the following:
- the LOC119275165 gene encoding BTB/POZ domain-containing protein POB1-like, producing MASTPILTVKTLHINSAILAARSRFFLKLFSNGMNESDQTHPRIRIADSEENAFMELLSFMYSGKLTTIEPTLLLDILMASDKFEVLSCMRYCSQLLRSLPMTTESALLYLDHPCSLSMAVEVQGVVGAAREFLAEKYKILDKFEELMNISLSGIEVIFSSTDIQVASEDAVYNFLLEWARARYLEPEERREILSSRLLPLVSFSHMTCAALQEILASTDDDIDREQVTKRINEVLLHKAYPTQMEGALAADASTLNWQSAERTYGSKHVKAVAFDRPYPQVIVYMDLKRDECSQFFPSGVILSDWFHLAGQKFYLMANCVLDEQTELYSFGLWLGIYGNSISGSLCFDIEFAARTRSSGKFLSKYGGRHTFSGPLLEGCDDLFGVPWSTFIADDSLFIDGVLHLRVDLTAVE from the exons ATGGCAAGTACACCAATTTTAACAGTAAAGACCCTTCATATCAATTCAGCGATTCTTGCTGCAAGAAGTCGTTTCTTTCTAAAG CTTTTCTCAAATGGCATGAATGAATCTGATCAGACGCATCCAAGAATCAGGATTGCTGATTCAG AGGAAAATGCCTTTATGGagcttttaagcttcatgtacagtGGAAAGTTGACAACAATTGAGCCCACTCTTCTGCTTGACATCTTAATGGCTTCCGACAAATTTGAGGTTCTTTCTTGCATGAGGTACTGCAGTCAGTTGCTCAGAAGCCTGCCTATGACCACAGAATCTGCACTGCTATACCTAGACCATCCATGCTCCCTTTCAATGGCTGTTGAAGTTCAGGGTGTGGTAGGTGCAGCCAGGGAATTCCTTGCTGAGAAATACAAGATTTTAGACAA GTTTGAAGAATTGATGAACATCTCTCTTTCTGGAATCGAGGTGATCTTTTCAAGCACTGACATACAAGTAGCATCTGAAGATGCGGTATATAACTTCTTGCTCGAGTGGGCCCGTGCGCGATACCTGGAACCGGAGGAAAGACGTGAGATCTTGAGCAGCCGTTTGCTTCCGCTGGTAAGCTTCAGTCATATGACATGTGCGGCACTTCAGGAGATCCTAGCATCCACTGATGATGACATAGACCGTGAGCAAGTAACCAAGCGCATCAATGAGGTCCTTCTTCACAAAGCTTACCCAACCCAGATGGAAGGTGCTCTTGCAGCAGATGCATCAACTCTCAATTGGCAGTCTGCTGAGCGAACTTATGGGTCCAAACATGTGAAAGCGGTTGCATTTGATCGACCTTACCCACAGGTTATAGTTTACATGGATCTAAAGCGCGACGAGTGCTCCCAATTCTTCCCATCAGGAGTTATATTGTCAGACTGGTTCCATCTCGCAGGTCAGAAATTCTATCTCATGGCAAACTGTGTACTGGATGAGCAGACAGAGTTGTACAGCTTTGGCCTCTGGTTAGGGATATATGGAAATTCTATTTCAGGCTCGCTGTGTTTCGATATTGAGTTTGCTGCAAGGACAAGATCGTCAGGAAAATTCTTGAGCAAGTACGGCGGTAGGCACACATTCAGCGGGCCTTTGCTGGAGGGATGCGATGATCTTTTTGGAGTTCCATGGTCGACGTTCATTGCGGACGACAGCCTCTTCATCGACGGCGTGCTGCATCTGAGAGTTGATCTGACTGCGGTGGAGTAG
- the LOC119275166 gene encoding uncharacterized protein LOC119275166 has protein sequence MESSDSDENEQERGDRRSRNAIRRLRGQANTANGRAEHTGARAAVVNSTTGGTAEIDNILQEVTAMQGACQVAGVTTEKLGHKGITGTQYPPIAVKQEDDGALRVVVDTEVLNVVDIDIDCTRQLQNELYEEYVIEEASRLSTVVYVIDSDSNNDGAFEEWSDPDHDLLVEIDRRLREQEVRDEGVAKKYQEDEEKKANEQEEKDAELARRCAKEAQREALEQVDKDNQVACMCQALYEQNATDEQIEKACAHAAVGDAVHNVAHKASQGSGTPGVGIDMFRQINK, from the exons ATGGAGTCATCCGACAGTGATGAAAATGAGCAGGAACGAGGTGATCGACGCTCTAGGAATGCTATACGTCGCCTAAGAGGACAAG CAAATACTGCTAATGGAAGGGCTGAACATACGGGGGCAAGGGCTGCTGTTGTCAACAGTACGACAG GTGGCACGGCTGAAATTGACAATATTCTACAAGAGGTTACAGCGATGCAAGGCGCTTGTCAGGTGGCGGGGGTAACTACTGAAAAATTAGGGCACAAAGGGATAACTGGAACTCAGTATCCGCCTATAGCTGTGAAACAGGAGGATGATGGCGCACTGAGAGTTGTGGTTGACACAGAAGTTTTGAATGTGGTCGACATTGACATAGATTGCACGAGGCAGCTTCAGAATGAGCTTTATGAAGAAT ATGTGATTGAGGAAGCATCCCGGCTGTCAACAGTTGTGTATGTCATCGACAGTGATAGCAATAATGATGGTGCGTTTGAAGAATGGTCGGACCCTGACCATGATCTGTTAGTAGAGATTGACAGGAGGCTCAGGGAGCAAGAGGTGAGGGATGAGGGTGTTGCAAAAAAGTACCAAGAAGATGAAGAAAAGAAGGCGAACGAGCAGGAAGAGAAGGATGCAGAGCTTGCGAGGAGGTGTGCGAAAGAGGCGCAACGCGAGGCTTTGGAGCAAGTGGATAAAGATAATCAGGTTGCTTGTATGTGCCAAGCCCTGTATGAACAAAATG CCACTGATGAGCAGATCGAGAAGGCCTGTGCACATGCTGCCGTTGGTGATGCAGTACATAATGTTGCTCATAAGGCGAGCCAAGGATCTGGAACACCGG GCGTGGGGATAGACATGTTcagacaaataaataaataa